From a region of the Candidatus Hydrogenedentota bacterium genome:
- a CDS encoding DUF1559 domain-containing protein — MKKRGFTLIELLVVIAIIGILAAILLPALARAREAARRASCQNNLKQMGLVFKMYANESKGEKYPTNQKWGRTAVPGTCVASNFKAICDGVDIFPEYLTDVNILECPSDASYDRELDEFSTAGQPDPCAFDARSYIYIGWLISPQKAMLDPTQENDAALTPDASVLAYMTPDAQDSLLDLLTGSQTWETGGVDASVYQDDLGIFPRLREGIERFLISDINNPAASAKAQSEIFVMTDDISGDNSGNFNHVPGGGNVLYMDGHVSFIKYPGETPFSRFWSCFISYALSAL, encoded by the coding sequence ATGAAAAAGCGTGGTTTTACTCTCATTGAGCTTCTTGTAGTGATTGCTATCATTGGCATACTTGCAGCCATCTTGCTTCCGGCGTTAGCTCGGGCCCGCGAAGCGGCACGCCGCGCGAGCTGCCAAAACAACCTCAAACAAATGGGTCTCGTTTTCAAGATGTACGCCAACGAGTCCAAGGGCGAGAAGTATCCCACAAACCAGAAGTGGGGACGGACCGCAGTCCCTGGTACTTGCGTCGCGAGCAACTTCAAGGCAATTTGCGATGGTGTGGACATCTTTCCGGAATACTTGACCGACGTCAATATTCTCGAATGTCCATCTGATGCCAGCTACGATAGAGAGCTGGACGAATTCAGCACGGCCGGTCAACCCGATCCCTGCGCTTTTGACGCGCGTTCCTACATCTACATCGGCTGGTTAATTTCGCCGCAGAAGGCCATGCTTGATCCGACACAGGAAAACGATGCTGCTCTCACCCCTGACGCTAGTGTCTTGGCCTACATGACCCCAGATGCGCAAGACAGCCTACTTGACCTGCTTACAGGCTCACAAACCTGGGAAACCGGTGGTGTAGACGCATCCGTTTATCAGGATGACCTGGGAATCTTCCCGCGCCTGAGGGAAGGCATCGAGCGTTTCTTGATCTCCGACATCAACAACCCGGCCGCCTCCGCGAAGGCCCAGAGCGAAATCTTCGTGATGACCGACGACATCAGCGGCGACAACTCAGGCAATTTCAACCACGTACCTGGCGGTGGTAACGTCCTTTATATGGACGGCCACGTGTCCTTCATCAAGTACCCGGGCGAGACCCCCTTCTCTCGTTTCTGGTCTTGCTTCATTTCGTACGCGCTTAGCGCACTGTAA
- a CDS encoding GntR family transcriptional regulator → MTDGMQFSVNVDGPLAVYTQIENQLMFAIASGKLAEGEAIPSGRDMSEMVSVNPNTVNKAYRDLEIMGLLRTRRGVGVMVAAGAKQIALRKTLPMVAEHLRDAVAECLACGMKASDITATVNKAIKSGATPYAGGA, encoded by the coding sequence ATGACGGATGGAATGCAGTTTTCCGTTAATGTGGACGGACCGCTGGCCGTTTACACACAAATCGAAAATCAACTCATGTTTGCTATCGCGTCCGGAAAGCTTGCAGAAGGAGAAGCGATTCCTTCTGGGCGCGACATGTCTGAAATGGTGTCAGTTAATCCGAATACAGTTAACAAGGCATATCGCGATTTGGAGATTATGGGATTGCTGCGTACGCGCCGTGGAGTAGGAGTCATGGTGGCTGCGGGCGCCAAGCAAATTGCGTTGCGCAAGACGTTACCAATGGTTGCCGAACATCTCCGGGATGCCGTTGCGGAGTGCCTGGCGTGCGGTATGAAGGCAAGCGACATAACCGCGACGGTAAACAAGGCGATCAAGTCTGGAGCGACGCCATATGCTGGTGGTGCCTGA